Proteins encoded together in one Synergistaceae bacterium window:
- a CDS encoding ABC transporter ATP-binding protein, with translation MIRLNNIFVKFDQFEALRDINVHVKEGQFYTFLGPSGCGKTTTLRTITGFIEPSSGSVLMRDQDITHVPIEKRNIGIVFQSYALFPTMTVYDNIAFGLKIKKLSKSEIKRKVNEIASKVDLTSEHLQKAVSQLSGGQQQRVAIARALVTEPAIICMDEPLSNLDAKLRVQLRNELKKMQREFGITTIYVTHDQEEALTLSDCISVFNKGVIEQTGSPNEIYNHSSTEFVANFIGDINKLEPAITSALKLPENQNHFIRLERIRVELSSESGFDGIIESQEYYGLYIKYYIQVAGQVLKVIEKNDGINIYSPGDSVKVIINPSDIMSYQA, from the coding sequence GTGATTAGGCTTAACAACATTTTTGTAAAATTCGACCAGTTCGAGGCTCTTCGCGACATCAACGTTCATGTAAAAGAAGGCCAGTTCTACACATTTCTAGGCCCATCAGGCTGCGGAAAAACGACGACTCTGCGCACAATAACCGGTTTTATTGAGCCATCTTCAGGCAGCGTACTAATGCGGGATCAAGATATTACACACGTTCCCATTGAGAAGCGCAATATCGGAATCGTATTCCAGTCTTATGCGTTATTCCCTACAATGACAGTTTATGACAATATAGCATTTGGACTCAAGATAAAGAAATTAAGCAAGTCAGAAATCAAGCGCAAAGTCAACGAAATAGCCTCAAAAGTTGATTTAACGAGCGAACATTTACAGAAAGCAGTGAGTCAGCTCTCAGGAGGTCAGCAGCAAAGAGTCGCAATCGCACGGGCACTCGTTACAGAACCTGCTATTATTTGCATGGATGAGCCGTTATCTAATCTTGACGCAAAATTGAGAGTCCAACTCCGCAATGAACTCAAGAAAATGCAACGCGAATTTGGAATAACTACAATTTATGTAACTCACGATCAGGAAGAAGCATTAACACTCTCTGATTGCATTTCAGTATTTAACAAGGGAGTAATCGAGCAGACAGGAAGCCCTAACGAGATTTATAATCACTCAAGCACCGAATTTGTAGCTAACTTTATCGGCGACATTAACAAGCTAGAACCTGCAATAACAAGCGCGCTTAAATTACCGGAAAATCAGAATCATTTTATCAGGCTTGAGAGAATCAGAGTCGAACTCAGCAGCGAGTCAGGCTTTGACGGCATAATCGAATCTCAAGAATATTACGGGCTTTACATAAAATATTATATACAAGTTGCCGGCCAAGTCCTGAAAGTTATCGAGAAAAACGACGGAATAAATATTTATAGTCCCGGCGACTCCGTAAAAGTCATAATTAACCCGTCTGATATTATGAGCTATCAGGCTTAA
- a CDS encoding iron ABC transporter permease yields the protein MQKNNTLDAGFIAKIFGLALFLYLFLGFMVMPCLNTLTSIFMTRNAQGVIDPFAVIKFFMAGTMPLFVWNSLKLAVCLVITVNIIGISIVLLTEYFDIKGAAILRMGYMTTLIYSGVALVTGYQFLYDTNGMMTTWLAQIFPHMNRQWFSGFNAVLFTMTFACTSNHALFLRNAIRGIDYNTVEAARNLGASPLKVLFRVVMPTLLPTLFSLTVMTFITGLCAMSAPTLLGYNSINPEIVRLAGSSSADESFPQARAALLSVILALFTVILLSILNHYERKGHYLSVSKTKAKLVKQKINSPFWNIIAHVYAYILFVIYMTPVVMIILFSFQNFPAIRSKMLNLTDWTFINYFGTQDYEYMTSRGRLRTRIGSISGVFSNSDAVGGIRLSFIMSAIAAALACVIVVLAVSYIFRHRNKKRALITESCLLFPWLLPTILICYSYRIFFNREVWYVFGNNLYWRENVRFLIIMAYTVTKLPFALRMIKAAFYAIDDELEDAAKNLGASPVYTFLKVKLPIILPSVLAVFALNFNALFTEYDMGATFQSSYGKTYAMIIQNMTMEEGREGYNINASGRRCASTVFIMIVSGIILYLVYGVGSRDLGERLESRKKWRKRWAKLTGKKTE from the coding sequence ATGCAAAAAAATAATACTCTTGACGCAGGATTTATCGCAAAAATTTTCGGGCTCGCATTATTCTTATATTTATTTCTGGGCTTTATGGTAATGCCATGCTTGAATACTTTGACTTCTATATTTATGACTCGTAATGCTCAGGGCGTAATAGATCCCTTTGCAGTAATAAAATTTTTTATGGCTGGAACGATGCCGTTATTTGTCTGGAATTCCCTAAAATTGGCCGTCTGTCTCGTAATAACAGTAAATATAATCGGAATCAGTATAGTACTCTTAACAGAATATTTTGATATTAAGGGCGCGGCGATTCTGCGAATGGGTTACATGACTACATTAATTTATTCGGGCGTGGCACTAGTTACAGGCTATCAATTTTTATACGACACAAACGGAATGATGACGACTTGGCTCGCTCAAATATTCCCGCACATGAATCGTCAATGGTTTTCGGGCTTCAACGCAGTATTATTCACAATGACATTTGCCTGCACGTCGAATCACGCTCTATTTTTGCGTAATGCGATTAGGGGAATAGATTATAACACAGTAGAAGCAGCTAGAAATTTAGGAGCAAGTCCCCTAAAAGTTTTATTCAGAGTAGTAATGCCGACTTTATTGCCGACTCTGTTTTCTTTAACTGTCATGACATTTATAACGGGACTTTGTGCTATGTCGGCTCCGACTTTACTAGGCTATAATTCGATTAATCCCGAAATAGTAAGGCTCGCGGGGTCAAGTTCAGCGGATGAGTCATTCCCTCAGGCAAGGGCGGCACTGTTGAGCGTTATTCTTGCATTATTCACGGTTATATTATTGAGCATATTAAATCACTATGAAAGAAAGGGACATTATTTATCAGTCTCGAAAACTAAGGCAAAACTTGTCAAGCAAAAAATTAACAGCCCCTTCTGGAACATAATAGCTCATGTTTACGCGTATATTTTATTTGTTATATATATGACTCCTGTAGTAATGATAATATTATTCTCGTTTCAGAACTTCCCGGCGATAAGATCAAAAATGTTAAATCTTACTGACTGGACATTTATAAATTATTTCGGCACTCAAGATTATGAATACATGACATCACGCGGCAGGCTGCGAACTCGAATCGGCTCAATTTCCGGAGTATTCTCAAATTCTGACGCAGTAGGAGGCATAAGACTCTCATTTATAATGTCGGCGATTGCGGCGGCCCTTGCGTGTGTTATAGTAGTGCTTGCTGTCTCGTATATATTCAGACATCGTAACAAAAAACGTGCGTTAATAACTGAAAGCTGCTTATTATTTCCGTGGCTGCTTCCGACTATATTAATTTGCTATTCATACAGGATATTCTTTAATCGTGAAGTCTGGTATGTGTTCGGGAATAATTTATACTGGCGCGAGAACGTGAGATTCTTAATAATAATGGCCTACACAGTAACAAAACTGCCTTTTGCCCTAAGAATGATAAAAGCTGCCTTTTACGCAATCGATGACGAATTAGAAGACGCAGCTAAAAATTTAGGAGCTTCACCGGTTTATACTTTCTTGAAAGTCAAATTGCCGATTATATTGCCGAGTGTCTTAGCAGTGTTCGCGCTGAACTTCAACGCACTATTTACAGAGTACGACATGGGAGCGACTTTCCAGTCATCATACGGAAAAACCTACGCAATGATTATACAAAATATGACAATGGAAGAGGGCCGTGAAGGTTATAACATAAATGCATCGGGGCGGCGTTGTGCGTCGACAGTGTTTATTATGATAGTTTCGGGAATAATTCTATATTTAGTATACGGTGTAGGCTCGCGGGACTTAGGCGAAAGACTCGAATCACGCAAAAAGTGGCGAAAACGCTGGGCAAAACTCACAGGCAAGAAAACAGAGTGA
- a CDS encoding glycosyltransferase has protein sequence MQQKISISHHRGGGSFKESVKKFLYSIGLLKAAQIIKRLLHPIPSLIPNVNKTNYHKKCLLVYITHPFVRKISDTHQNQWQAIEMARIIGTFGYNVDVADYSQENKLRRINNKYDLIIDILPREKNFWTHCMNEGCKTIIYRTESSQKFSYEQELQRLADLQQRRGAKLQLLRASLEKTQQEREIEKANLFWFIGNSYNLKSYDYLHIPPVCYIKNNGYIFDWLNMNITRDKKNFLYFASFGQVHKGLDLLLEIFSQPGFDCNLYICSSFINEYDFYKEYKRELLETPNIYPVGFVDINGSIFRELTENCAYSIVPSCSEAGCGSVLTVMSAGVIPIVSKECGFEDDEVINLPDCKIETIQKFIRDYSAKLDEWIKQESSHVAEIVKTRYSRQNFTDSVIAAMNKLEKL, from the coding sequence ATGCAGCAAAAAATAAGTATTTCTCACCATAGGGGGGGGGGCTCATTTAAGGAGTCAGTAAAAAAATTTCTGTACTCTATAGGACTTCTTAAGGCAGCTCAAATTATCAAACGTTTATTACATCCCATTCCTAGTTTAATTCCCAATGTCAACAAAACAAATTATCACAAAAAATGTCTGCTCGTTTATATAACACATCCATTTGTGCGTAAAATCAGCGATACTCACCAGAATCAATGGCAGGCTATTGAGATGGCCCGCATTATAGGCACATTCGGTTATAATGTTGATGTAGCTGATTATTCACAGGAAAATAAACTCAGGCGGATTAATAACAAGTATGATTTAATAATTGACATTTTACCGCGTGAAAAAAATTTCTGGACTCACTGTATGAACGAAGGCTGTAAAACTATTATATACCGCACAGAAAGCAGTCAAAAATTTTCATATGAGCAGGAACTCCAAAGACTGGCAGATCTTCAGCAGAGACGGGGCGCAAAATTACAGCTTTTACGGGCATCGCTTGAGAAAACACAACAAGAGCGCGAAATCGAGAAAGCAAATTTATTCTGGTTTATAGGCAATTCTTACAACTTGAAATCTTATGATTATTTGCATATTCCCCCGGTCTGTTACATAAAGAATAACGGCTATATTTTCGACTGGCTGAACATGAATATAACTCGAGACAAGAAAAATTTTTTATACTTTGCGAGTTTCGGCCAAGTTCATAAAGGTTTAGATTTATTGCTTGAGATTTTCAGCCAGCCCGGCTTTGACTGTAATTTATATATTTGCAGCTCGTTCATAAATGAATATGACTTCTACAAAGAATATAAACGCGAATTACTTGAGACTCCGAATATTTACCCGGTCGGCTTTGTCGATATTAACGGCTCAATATTCCGGGAACTCACAGAGAATTGCGCTTATAGTATAGTGCCCTCATGCAGTGAAGCAGGCTGCGGAAGTGTTTTAACAGTAATGTCCGCCGGAGTTATTCCCATTGTTAGCAAAGAATGCGGCTTTGAAGATGACGAAGTAATAAATCTCCCTGACTGCAAAATTGAGACGATCCAAAAATTTATACGCGATTATTCAGCCAAGCTCGACGAATGGATAAAGCAAGAGTCCTCACATGTCGCCGAAATCGTAAAAACTCGTTACAGCCGGCAAAATTTCACGGACTCAGTTATAGCAGCAATGAATAAACTTGAGAAATTATAA